CTGGGCAACAAGTCTTTAATGGGAGGATTCATTTTATGCATTCCAATGACATTCACAATGCCTTTCAATGCACCAAGAATAGACCCTAGAACCTCTGGATATTCCTCTCCCAAATACTCATACAAGACAACTCCCAAATGGCCCATGAGTTTTTCTTCTTGACAAGTTTTCATCACAACTGCAATACGAGATATCAAATCTGCTGCTTGTTGACGTACCTTGGCAGACTTGTTGTTCAAACGCCACAGGATAGTACCACAAATCTGTGGCAAATAAGCTTTTACTCTAGAACCTAGAGCATTAACAATAGTACCAAAGCCATTAAGCATCACAACATCCTCAGTAGTCTGTTCTTGGAAAGCATAAAGTATACCATCAATAAGTTGCTCCTCTAGTCTTGAATCAATATCTGCAGCACCAAGATTGGCCATAATTTTCTCTATAGTTTCCATTACCATCTTTCTGTATTGTTCATTTTCATCCTTCAAGTCATCAACAATCCTGTTGACAATTTCTGAGGCTCCAACCTTATTGGCAATTTCAACAGTTGTATCTACTAATTGGCGATAGTTACGGCGGTCCAACGCCATGCGATGGTTCCAAAAATGCTTGAAGAAGTGAGGCAAGATTTCTTCTTTAATGTAGCCAGGCTCTACACCATCTGTAGCACAGCACTGCTTGACAactttcaaaacaatttttttcatttcttcatcagGACTCTGGAACTCTCGAATCAGAATTAACATCACTTCCCTAGTATAGTAATCGGCATATTCACCGTCCATAAGTGGTATAAGATAACCAATAGCTTTAAGGAAAGCAGCCAAACCTTTGCCTCTATGTTGACGAATACCACGCCACAAAGGCTTCAATACAGAATCAAAACTCTCAATACCATAAGGAGTTGCTGCTTCTGCCAAAGCTGCCAGGGCCAAGGCAGTAATGGTTCGAACCTTCTGCTGTTCATCAATTAATCCATGCTCAATAATTTCGACCAGAGATCGAAGATGAGGCAAAATAGCACAGCCCATAAGAATGGCAATCTGCTGAACAATCTTAATACCTGTGTGACGAGCTTGCCATGACTTCTTACTTTTACATACAGCCTTTAAGAAAGGTAGGAGGGAAGGTATACCCAAAGCTGAAGCTACAACAGCAAAAGCACGAGCAGTTGTGTTACGTACGTATTCATCAATGTTATCAATATCAGGTCTCATCGTGGATATCATAGTTGCCAAACCAGCAGCTTTTGCCAGGTTACTAATAATTTCTCTGCCTTCCACACGTGCATAATAATCTTCATCAATGAGCAATGGTTCAATTACAACCAAAATCTTGTGCACATATGGTCGAACCAAATCATCAAGCTTATACAATACCCTGTCAATAACTTTAACCAACAGATGACGTTCCTGGTCTTCTAAAGTTGGGGACATAAGAAGTGGCAATATCTGGTTAAACAATGGACCAGCACCAAACTCTCGGGCTTTGTCTGTAATTTGACGCAAGGCTGCCTTACGCATAGGAGGAGTACCATTCTTTATTTTGAGCAGCAGTTTCATAATTTTACGCTCTTTCTGCTCTTCTGGGCTAAGACTTTCTTCATCAACATCTTGCAAGAGTTTGTCGAAGTATTGTGCATCCTCTGGTTTCAGAAGTGGTAAATTCCCTTTTGGTTGCGAGTCATCATGTTTTGGAGTCATACCTTCCTTTGGCATATAGAATCCTTGCGGGGTTCCCATCATTGGTGTGGGTGTTGCTATTAATTTACGAGCTGGAGTTCTGATGGGGACATATCCTTGTGGTGGTGGTAAAATTTCATAACCTGGGGGGAAAAGCGTGTCAAGTTCTTCATCAGTCATAGGTCGATTTCTTTCATCAATTTCCCTTTCCCATCGGAAAGCATGAATCTGTTCAGGAGTCATATTAACATGTGCTGGTGATGGAGTGGCCATACCAAAGGCCTTTGGACCAACTGGGGTGGTACCTCCAGGGGTTATGCCTCCAGGAGTCATCATTCCTGGTGTCATGCTTGGAGTATGCGGTGTTGATGGGGTCATGGCACCTGAAGGGGTTGCACTTGGAGTTTGTGCAGCAGGTGTTTCATCCCACCTAGAACGCCGTTTACTTGCACTTGGAGTGGGAGTCTCCTGAATTAAGTCTCCAGCTCCACGGTCAGTGCGAGGAGTTTCTGCCCAACCACTGCTATGTCCAGGAGTTTCTCCACGATCTGTTTTTGGAGTTTCATCCCAACGATTACGACGAGCAGAGGGGGTAGTTTTTTCATGCCCAGGAGTTTCATGGCCTGGTGTAGCGTGGCCTGGAGTGGCATCCCACATGCGGGTACTTTGGCCTGGCGTGGCACCAGGAGTTTCAGACCCCTTTGGTCTGCCTGGTGTCTCATCCCAACGGGCAATTGAAGGGGTTTCAGCTTCCCAATTAGCTTTCTTTTTAGTTTGAGGTGTGTCTTCTGCTGTTTGATCCCATCGTCCTCTCTTTCTAGGTGCAGCTTTCTGGGCCTCACCATTTGTGACAACAGGTTGCAGAGTTCCTTCCTTGGCTCGTTCTTGCATGGTCTTCCGGATCTGCGAAAGAAAGTTCATTATGTGACGGTTGTCTATCGAGAGGAGGGGGGGGACTTCTCAAAACTAATGATGTGGAAGTAATGAAGTATGAACAACTCATAtatcagtactgtactgtatatttcagAGAATATCAGATAACTACAAAACCTGATGACACACAAATGAACAAGTACTTACCACTGCTTCCTCGCCCTGCAGCCTGGACTCCTTAATAATGTGTGCATATGTCCTTGCATTCATGTCGGGGGTCTTTCCTCCTGCAAAACACATAGACAAAATATTAAAGTCTGCACCAGTGAAAAATTGCATATAAACAAATTATCAGTTAATCAGTCAAGGTATGACTGACTAGTTATCCAAGACCActaaaaattagaagaaaaaaaagcaCAAGGAAAAATAAGAGTTTGTGGTAGTTTATAAGTTTACGAATCACTTGATAATTCTTAAATGATCTTTATAATCTGGTGGCTACTCGAAAAACTTATCTTACAGTTACTGAATATTGTACTGACAGCTTATGAGTTTGCAAACTAATTTTTTGATATATTAGTATAAAGGTATCTACACCTGAGTCCATGCTATAACTAAATTGGTAAACCTGAACATCGTAGGATATATCAATGACTTTTATTAAATATCCTTGTAAAGGTGTCAACACCAGAATAATGTGCATACTACATCACAGGCATACTCAAGTAAAGTACTGTACTGGGTAAATTGAGTACACTTGCATCGATTATAATAGGTAAAGGATTGACAAAAATTGCCACCCATAAATATAAATAAGCTTCATTCACTGGCTCTAAAAACTTGATGGAGCAGCTAAAGATATAACATTTCTTCAGAAGGTAATTCCTTTCACTAATAATTAGAGGGTCAAGTACTGTAATTACCAATAGACAAAGTTAGTTACAAGGAATAAATGTTATGACAAAAATTGTTGAAAATTTGCAATTGCCTCATTACAAACTACACCTGTCGTTACACAAATCGTCACGTCTTTCGTTGCATCTTAACACATCATTGTTCTGGGTTTATAGTGGATACCAATATACCACTTCTGCAAATATTGACTGAACAATCAAAACCTTTACCCTAAACACTGACTAAGTAAAAACTTTTTATTAATAATCTAAACACATGGACCCAGGGCATGGGTGTCATACGTACGTGGTAGTGCCGGAGATAACTCTAGCAGCCGCACCCTTATGTCAAGGAGGAAGAAACCCTAGAAATAATCTCTGTGATTAGTGGCTTTCAGTAGTACCTTTCACACTCATCATACACACATTATGATAATCCTCCCCTGTCCCTTTCCCACACCTGGTTTAGCCCCACATCGTAGAAACCTAGGCCAGGCTGTGTTTTACTTCTTACCGTGGTGCTTCAGCGTCTCTGTTGCTGTGTTACCTGGGAGCCTCTCTTACACTTAAATGCTCCTATCATCAATATATTTACTCAAATTTAGGTCAAGATTATTTCCGAATATTTTCTTAATGCTCTTTGGAGAGTAAGCCCCCTTTTGCAATcactaagaaaaagaaaagtgaaaCCACCTAAAATTAGAAATACCCAAAACACAAGGGGTTTGGCCCATTTATTACAGGACAATTGCTTGAGATGGTTAATGGTGACAATACTGCACTCATGTCATCATGGGGCTCTTCTTTCTAAATTGGCCTTTTAATCTAAGTAACTCCAATCCCTCTCAAATTACCCATTAAACTAACCTGATGAAATTGTATCCTTCACTCCAAGCTTTTAAATTGTAGACAATAAAGCTATTTCACTTACTGTATATAAGTAACTAATATAACACTATTCACCTATCAAAGgtatgaaaaaaggaaatcatatacagtatatacaacagcAAACTAACTACACTAAATCTTTAGACAATGTAACTTTTCTGTAAATTTTATGTTGAAGACCATAATTCACAGAAGTTTCAAGACCCTAAAAAGTTTATTGCCAAACTGCTTCCTTAGGAAGAAAATAATTCTGCTTTACATTGCTGTATATAGTATTACTGTACAAAAATGTTTCTCTAGTTGTTGCTTACTTTTGTGGATGAACCTCTCGCAAACTAAAATTATTCAACTTGAGAAAGTAGAGCTTCAAGACCGAGTCTTTATAAAACTACTAATATCAAAGATGATAAAGCACaaaatattcccaagataaaactTGTGCTGGTGGGCGGTTAGTAAAATCATCAGTATCCATCTCATTAGACTTATCTTTCAGAAGAAATGAAAATACTATAAGCATTTTCCTAAATATGAAATTGAGCCATCACATTGTGGATTGGTCCTAGTTCGTCACTATTATGCTATAATGCCTAACCAAAGCTAAACTAACAACAATTTTCAAAGAATTTGAGTGCAGGTATGTTTTACTACAATTTTAGCAATAAGTCCAACATAACAACAATGACAATTAACTGTTTTCATTCCTAACTACTGCACAACCATTGCTAACGAGAAACAAGTTTCTGTTGTGCTTACCATAATATaacaattattaaagaaaaataaaaggaaaatataaagcaTGTACAGTAAGTGATCTAAAAACTTCTCTTCCCCAAGGGCAGCTTACTTCCATTCTATACctgaaaatacagtacagtaactatTTTTTACCACGAAcacattaaaataatttaattttctgaAGTGTTCCCATCTGAAACTTAGGGTTGTTCTCAACAATAATGCCTAATCTAATAACCAATATAGCCAAACAAACTTCTAAAACAGTTATTGGCATTTGAGAGGCTCGTGTTCAAAACTTTCAGAAGAGACTTCTCAGGAGACGGCTGGTAGACTCAGCAGGGGGAAAGAAAACAGATTGTACATTAGTAGAGGTGGTGAATCCTGGTTGGCTTGGTTCTCCATCAGTAGAAGTTGTGGATGTGCTTTGGGGTTCCTTTTGTGTTTTAACTTTCTATCTGCCTTATTTATGGCAATTCCCATCCCAACTCCCACCCTCCACCTTGCACTGACTCTTTCCATTGTAACTTATCAACTCCAAAGGTGGTTTGTTCTTACATAAAAATAacatataagtaaacaattgatgGAAAAGTAGTTTGATAATTTTATGACTGGTATCCCCTTTTTAATAATGATATAAGGAATGAGCATTCATGCGTCCAAACATACATCAATACTTGGCCAACCTCAGGCCAATTATGAAATTCTTCAAAATTGGAGAAGAGATTAAAAAATTCTCAAGTAGCAAACCAATTAGTGTGAAATGAAAAATTGTAACTGAAAATAAATTCCTGTCATTTTATCAAGTTTTATTTTATTGGTCCTTGAGGATGAGCAAGCATTGCCCACAGCCACATGAGAAAGCAACACACTCAAGAGATGACAGGCATTTTGCCTTCATCGTCCTAACATGAATATCATACAGAAAGTAAAGGCAACAAGAATCTATCCAGACCTACCGTCAGCAAAAGGATCTACACGTTCAGGAGAAATGACCTGCATTCGACGACGTGCTCGATACTCATCTTCCCTTTCAGCTATGGTGGGTCTCTTGTACTGTGCCATGGGATCATGATCTTTATCAACCTGGTTGAAAAAAGAATCTTATCATTCACACGCTAGTAATAAAACTCTTTAacacaaaaaaaagataaatattaacaGTTGGAAATCAAGAATTAAGAAATATCAATTGTTTATGATTTTCCACATCTTTTTTATTTAAGACTTTAAAAACCAGGGACACAAATATGATTGGAACTTACCATCTCATTAAGGAAGAGTCTAGGTGCAGTGTAGGTGCCACCAACACCTTTCTTCCCCAAAGTAGTACCTCCATCGTCGTCATCATCCTGACATATAAACAAGCATTTAAGTCATTACTTCTTACAATATaggaaaagggtaaaaaaaaaatatttcatgaattccAGAGATAATTTTTTACCTTATAGAAAAAGGGCAAAGAAAAAATTTCATCAATTTCTGAGATAACCTTTAAATGATTAACAAATTTTCATGGTTCAAAGTTTAACCGGCTTAATACCAACTGTACCGCAGTCAACAAAATGGATTTGCATGGTTCAAAGTTTAACCGGTTTAATACCTACTGTACCACAGTCAACAAAATGGATTTGGGGAAAAGTTAAAATATTAGCTATTTGAGACTACAACCAATAATTCTATAAATAAGCACAGAAAAAGGAAAAGGCCTCATTaaataatgacaaaaaatataCACAAGTACAGTAATGTCCACTGCCAATAACCAGCAACATCTATGAATTGTCTTGCATGCTGAACATGAAAACATTACTTCTGATAAGTGTAATTTCAAAGGCTGGAAATATTAAACTCAAAATGAACATCACCCTTTACAATAATCCTGATTAAAAATCCAGAATTTAGCTACCAACCAACATTTGTGCGGAATTGCAGATTATTTTATacctgtagtcaaatatccctacaTCTAATAAATGTACTGTACTTACATCTAGATCATCCAGGCCAATGGATTCaacataattttcatatttgttcCCATTAGCATTGTCATAGATGTCACTGTCGTAGTATCCACCGCCATCCAATCTAACACGCTCATCTTCACCGTTTAACTCTGTAGCTTGTGGTCTTGCTAAACTGGCTCTGCGATTTTGGATGTCTTGAATGTGTGCTTCTATATCTGTAAAAACAAGGCTTAGGATAAATATTTTCGGCAAAAAGTTGATAGGTTGGaatgaattaacattaaaacaaGTATACTTgaactatatactgtactgtatataattaataTTCAAGTTAAATTTTTCTCAGTCCTGGAAGGTAGAGGATGGATGATCAAATTatcaaaaaagaaaggaaaaaaaaaacaaaacaaaatcaaactattagaTTTTCTCCTAAaccaaaaacttttctttttatttaaagagTAAAATTTGATCATGACATACAATATAGTTTCTGCATTGCTGAACCGGCAATACAATTTTCTCTTATGTCCTTGCTCGAAATGTTAAGAAAACCCATCTCTGCATATGCACGCGAGTGCGAGCATAATCCAAACAAGTGACCATTTCTATTTTGGAGGGATTAATTAGTGTTGTTGGTGTGTTTGGAATGGTTTTGAGGACATTAATCGACGGAAAACTATACTTTTAAAGTCTTAAGGGCATGTCACTaaaaaatacatctgaaaaaccaAGTTTCCTAAAGGGAAGCCAGTAGTGAAGTAAAAACAGGGTTGCAACTTGTCTTAGAGGTGAGCTACAACATGGAGTTTGCAGCTCCTGTCCCCCCCAAGGCTAGGTTAGGTgttatgtttttaaaaaaaaaattttcagaaaactgtcaaaataatttgaaaaatacattttAACCATATATCTTAATCAGAATCATTCAAAATACCCAAGATATACCTCTCAATTTTTGTACTATAGTATTACAGTTTCTGCAAACATCAGATAcagaattatatttttcttcaactCTTTATATCTTCTCGAGATGTTAAGATGCCATAAACTTACTCGAACCAATAAGAAATTAATGAACACAGAAATACTTGCCAATGAATATAGTTATCCAAAGGAAATCTTTACGGTACCATGCAAGTGTTGCTCCGGTTGGGGTTTTGTTTCTGGTAAAGCATTGTGGGTAAAAATTACATTTTACTTCTGAATAGTTGGTACAACaaaaatgctgaaacctgattggttcCAGCTTATCTAATTAACTAAGATTTTGAACCGTCTCTTCATCGATTTCTACAACTTCCATGGCGCAGATGTATATTAGCAGAGGTTTGTTCTTTGAGGTTATTAGACGGTGTCATGAAGATCTTTGTGGAACTTCTTATAGGTTTTTTTTATACACATTAATTTCTTCCTACAAGTGTGAAGTATACTAAATGTGACGTCTTGACAAGAAGTGAAGGAGGGGATGAAGAAATGGCCTGGTAATGTTCAGATCTGGTACTTATGACAGTGTTTGTCTCACTTCACGTTCATCCATAAACAAAGAAGAGCTCCTTCAGAATTTTTTCATCACTGCCAATCGCCTATCCAGCCTGGCTCATTGCATGTTACTAATCAGGTAGACGAATCACAAGAAACCAATTCCCAACCTTCTACATATATCTACAATTCCTGATTCTATTCAAGTTAAGTGATGTACCTaaccaaaatatgtattttttacaaGTTTGGGAGTTTTCCAGCATCATAATTGATGTTTGGGGAGGCAGGGGGATTGCTGGACTACTAAGTAAGGAGGACCCAACCCCTAAGTTAGGTTAGGAGGGTGTCGTTAGGTTACATAGCTTACCCCATTTTACAAGTTTTGTGTACTGTATTAACCAACCCAAAAACCAGATTTCCAAATGTGGAACTTCATTACTTTTACTTATTATCATACAGGGGTCTTGTACCACTAAAAGTACTCATAGGGAGTATGTAGTTAGTAGTGGTCATAGTATGTAGAACATCAGGACAATCATTAACACAAATTACAGCTATTGTTACTGTATAAAATGACACAAAAATAAGACTTTTCCAAGTTATTTCAGTTGCTATTTGAGTCTGTCCCAACTGTTTATACGCTGAGTGGTCGGAGCACGTAGAATTTTGGTGAGCCTCCGTAGTATTTAAAATtttgggtaaatatttactatagcacaatattcttaaagaaaaaaatgtgttaatGGTCTATTTATCATCATCTCCCActgcgcctactgacgcaaagggactcggttagattttgccagtagtctctatcttgagctttcaatttaatacttctccattcatcatttactttgcccttcatagtcatcagccatgtaggccttggtcttccaactcttatagtgtcttgtgaagcccagatgaacgtttgatgaactaatctctcttggggagtgcgaagagtatgcccaaaacatctccatatacccctcatcatgatctcgcccacatatggcacatgagtaatctctcatagtttcatttctataccTTAGAAAAAGagtatttatgatttatgatttaggTACTTTAAAATATTCTGATATAAATAATTGGGGGAAACCTTTAGAAGTTGGAAAATTCCAGAAGTGGACTGGAAAACCACAATTTAAAAGGGAAAACATTAGAACATCTAAACTAAGGTTCACCACCTAACCTACCCTAGGAGTTGTTTCCTCACCTATTTACCTACCAGGGGGGAGAGGGGCTACGACTCTAAGAGACACCTTTGACTGTTATACCCGGAGCTTAATCTAAAATCACGTCTCAACCCTGATCTTGcagtaaaattatagaatggtgcaataaccTGTTAGTAGAAAATAAAACTGACTTGTAATGTATTTTGTGGCATTTTGAAAGTTTTTGATAATGATTCCTGACGGAAATCCATAGTTATTGAGTCATGATGGGTGGACTATTATAACAAAAGCTATGGATTTGTGCTCGTTCAAAACACTTTAAGCTATAGTGTACTGTGTAATAGTgttatttaaattaacttttttaaactTTGCTCCTCCCGTAATTGTCATAACGtcattgtaataaaaaaccagtTACAGTAATCAAAACTGAGAGCAGTAATGAAACAATGTCAAAACACGAGCTTTTGTTTGCTAGGACTTCTGAACAAAAGGGGTACTTTTTATAAAAATCCCTAACTTCGTTAAAAGAGGTTTGATCCAGTAGTATTCAGTGGTTGCTGCTGGGTGGAGGGATTCGCAGCATATGGAATTCAAAATAATgaatttgcaaagatctattaaaTTATGCGAGTTTCTATATCCTCTCTCATTACGTGCCGTTCTATAATAAAATCAGACTATTTTGATTCCCAGCTGGTTTCACGTGATCCTGGCAAGGAAATACGgtgtttttgtagtgaattacatggcaatgtaacctaggaaaaaaactactgtttcttatagaaaaaattacgatctcttcaaaaatgacactcgtttccgtcgcaaatgaatagtttcagaaatatatatacatctatatcctacgataatgggggacccccagtgggaactcggggttttgggtggggaaaacatactggggaaacgaaatataattgttttcctatagtaaataacgtgaattaagcaaatttgatgttcatttcaatcggaaacaaacagatcaaccaattcggataactttgagatgcacggtgtcacttctcttacgaacggacgataacattagcaacgttaccaataatacacagtgttaccaacgttgacgtatggtacacagagttaccaacggcacgttgacattaatAAAgacagtaatgatagatatttccatatattaaataatttctccatataagttttactcaatatataaaaagtacaaaaagggcacagaacctaacaaacccacctaacctagcctagtaatatgacaggtcacaaaataacatttgatctacatcggacgttggcagcactggttac
The nucleotide sequence above comes from Palaemon carinicauda isolate YSFRI2023 chromosome 18, ASM3689809v2, whole genome shotgun sequence. Encoded proteins:
- the Sf3b1 gene encoding splicing factor 3B subunit 1 isoform X2, encoding MNARTYAHIIKESRLQGEEAVIRKTMQERAKEGTLQPVVTNGEAQKAAPRKRGRWDQTAEDTPQTKKKANWEAETPSIARWDETPGRPKGSETPGATPGQSTRMWDATPGHATPGHETPGHEKTTPSARRNRWDETPKTDRGETPGHSSGWAETPRTDRGAGDLIQETPTPSASKRRSRWDETPAAQTPSATPSGAMTPSTPHTPSMTPGMMTPGGITPGGTTPVGPKAFGMATPSPAHVNMTPEQIHAFRWEREIDERNRPMTDEELDTLFPPGYEILPPPQGYVPIRTPARKLIATPTPMMGTPQGFYMPKEGMTPKHDDSQPKGNLPLLKPEDAQYFDKLLQDVDEESLSPEEQKERKIMKLLLKIKNGTPPMRKAALRQITDKAREFGAGPLFNQILPLLMSPTLEDQERHLLVKVIDRVLYKLDDLVRPYVHKILVVIEPLLIDEDYYARVEGREIISNLAKAAGLATMISTMRPDIDNIDEYVRNTTARAFAVVASALGIPSLLPFLKAVCKSKKSWQARHTGIKIVQQIAILMGCAILPHLRSLVEIIEHGLIDEQQKVRTITALALAALAEAATPYGIESFDSVLKPLWRGIRQHRGKGLAAFLKAIGYLIPLMDGEYADYYTREVMLILIREFQSPDEEMKKIVLKVVKQCCATDGVEPGYIKEEILPHFFKHFWNHRMALDRRNYRQLVDTTVEIANKVGASEIVNRIVDDLKDENEQYRKMVMETIEKIMANLGAADIDSRLEEQLIDGILYAFQEQTTEDVVMLNGFGTIVNALGSRVKAYLPQICGTILWRLNNKSAKVRQQAADLISRIAVVMKTCQEEKLMGHLGVVLYEYLGEEYPEVLGSILGALKGIVNVIGMHKMNPPIKDLLPRLTPILKNRHEKVQENCIDLVGRIADRGPEYVSPREWMRICFELLELLKAHKKAIRRATVNTFGYIAKAIGPHDVLATLLNNLKVQERQNRVCTTVAIAIVAETCSPFTVLPGLMNEYRVPELNVQNGVLKSLSFLFEYIGEMGKDYIYAVTSLLEDALMDRDLVHRQTACAAIKHMAIGVYGFGCEDALIHLLNYVWPNIFETSPHLVQAFMDSVEGLRVALGPQKILQYVLQGLFHPARKVRDVYWKIYNNLYIGAQDALVAGYPRIMNMGNNVYTRDELDVIL
- the Sf3b1 gene encoding splicing factor 3B subunit 1 isoform X1, with the translated sequence MAAQPRKFTADDIEAHIQDIQNRRASLARPQATELNGEDERVRLDGGGYYDSDIYDNANGNKYENYVESIGLDDLDDDDDDGGTTLGKKGVGGTYTAPRLFLNEMVDKDHDPMAQYKRPTIAEREDEYRARRRMQVISPERVDPFADGGKTPDMNARTYAHIIKESRLQGEEAVIRKTMQERAKEGTLQPVVTNGEAQKAAPRKRGRWDQTAEDTPQTKKKANWEAETPSIARWDETPGRPKGSETPGATPGQSTRMWDATPGHATPGHETPGHEKTTPSARRNRWDETPKTDRGETPGHSSGWAETPRTDRGAGDLIQETPTPSASKRRSRWDETPAAQTPSATPSGAMTPSTPHTPSMTPGMMTPGGITPGGTTPVGPKAFGMATPSPAHVNMTPEQIHAFRWEREIDERNRPMTDEELDTLFPPGYEILPPPQGYVPIRTPARKLIATPTPMMGTPQGFYMPKEGMTPKHDDSQPKGNLPLLKPEDAQYFDKLLQDVDEESLSPEEQKERKIMKLLLKIKNGTPPMRKAALRQITDKAREFGAGPLFNQILPLLMSPTLEDQERHLLVKVIDRVLYKLDDLVRPYVHKILVVIEPLLIDEDYYARVEGREIISNLAKAAGLATMISTMRPDIDNIDEYVRNTTARAFAVVASALGIPSLLPFLKAVCKSKKSWQARHTGIKIVQQIAILMGCAILPHLRSLVEIIEHGLIDEQQKVRTITALALAALAEAATPYGIESFDSVLKPLWRGIRQHRGKGLAAFLKAIGYLIPLMDGEYADYYTREVMLILIREFQSPDEEMKKIVLKVVKQCCATDGVEPGYIKEEILPHFFKHFWNHRMALDRRNYRQLVDTTVEIANKVGASEIVNRIVDDLKDENEQYRKMVMETIEKIMANLGAADIDSRLEEQLIDGILYAFQEQTTEDVVMLNGFGTIVNALGSRVKAYLPQICGTILWRLNNKSAKVRQQAADLISRIAVVMKTCQEEKLMGHLGVVLYEYLGEEYPEVLGSILGALKGIVNVIGMHKMNPPIKDLLPRLTPILKNRHEKVQENCIDLVGRIADRGPEYVSPREWMRICFELLELLKAHKKAIRRATVNTFGYIAKAIGPHDVLATLLNNLKVQERQNRVCTTVAIAIVAETCSPFTVLPGLMNEYRVPELNVQNGVLKSLSFLFEYIGEMGKDYIYAVTSLLEDALMDRDLVHRQTACAAIKHMAIGVYGFGCEDALIHLLNYVWPNIFETSPHLVQAFMDSVEGLRVALGPQKILQYVLQGLFHPARKVRDVYWKIYNNLYIGAQDALVAGYPRIMNMGNNVYTRDELDVIL